From the genome of Populus alba chromosome 10, ASM523922v2, whole genome shotgun sequence, one region includes:
- the LOC118046088 gene encoding calcium-binding protein CP1 — protein MSPSATSLAAETKRGGARSDFRPAFDVLDADHDGKISKDDLRMFYAGFSRNDADDDVIGSMMSVADFNKDGFVEYDEFERVLDGFSENKGSPRSTRSTSGVMEDVFKVMDKDGDGKLSVEDLKSYMQWAGFDAPDDDIKAMIKLAGCAATSGGEDVVTYDGLLKILALDNSHVA, from the coding sequence ATGAGCCCATCTGCTACAAGTTTAGCTGCAGAGACCAAAAGGGGTGGTGCAAGATCAGATTTTAGGCCAGCGTTTGATGTTCTTGATGCAGACCATGATGGGAAGATAAGCAAAGATGACCTTCGCATGTTTTACGCAGGGTTTTCAAGAAATGATGCTGACGATGATGTTATAGGTTCAATGATGTCTGTCGCTGATTTCAACAAAGATGGGTTTGTTGAGTATGATGAATTTGAACGTGTTTTGGATGGTTTTAGTGAAAACAAGGGATCTCCGAGATCGACAAGATCTACTTCTGGGGTTATGGAGGATGTGTTCAAGGTTATGGATAAAGACGGAGATGGAAAATTGAGTGTTGAagatttgaaaagttatatgcaATGGGCAGGGTTTGATGCTCCTGATGATGATATTAAAGCTATGATTAAATTGGCTGGTTGTGCTGCCACTAGTGGTGGCGAAGATGTTGTCACTTACGATGGTTTGCTCAAGATCTTGGCTCTTGATAATTCTCATGTAGCATAG
- the LOC140956049 gene encoding DNA replication complex GINS protein SLD5-like has protein sequence MQIEKYLFYILKTDEYLNRFSKQDQMFARRCTDDLGRHLDDTVLARLPDNYQSTLKQSITSEEDDMATLRMIWEFILMRLFCQICWHLPVLIKQSIEDYNMAWKSQRWSGIYLPSYVTSS, from the exons ATGCAGATTGAGAAgtatttattctatattttgaAAACTGATGAGTATCTAAACCGGTTTTCTAAGCAGGATCAAATGTTTGCTAGAAG GTGCACGGATGACTTGGGAAGGCATCTTGACGATACTGTTTTGGCAAGGTTGCCTGATAATTACCAGTCCACATTAAAGCAATCTATTACCAGTGAAGAGGATGATATGG CAACACTACGGATGATTTGGGAATTCATCTTAATGAGACTGTTCTGTCAAATCTGCTGGCATTTACCGGTCCTTATAAAGCAATCAATTGAAGATTATAATATGG catggaaatcgcagagATGGAGCGGGATTTACTTACCTTCGTATGTTACAAGTTCATAA
- the LOC140955987 gene encoding uncharacterized protein — MSAISEKYFIMMKILPAFFIAFLLMLAALQADAEVLTTTKPKVAHRHLLSEPSSLGRKVSAGANDAETPTSNNGNSSTETKTGSGASGGDDDETNQSCGRYRGGSSTATHHHYTNDTRPRYSAYRGGGDYDDDDDDDDDDDETNQNCGRYGGGSSTATHHHYTNDTS; from the exons ATGTCT GCTATTTCAGAAAAGTATTTTATCATGATGAAGATCTTGCCAGCGTTCTTCATTGCTTTCCTGTTGATGTTAGCAGCTCTGCAAGCTGATGCAGAAGTGCTCACCACCACGAAGCCTAAGGTGGCCCACCGTCATCTATTGAGTGAACCATCATCTCTCGGTCGAAAGGTAAGCGCTGGAGCTAATGATGCCGAGACGCCTACTTCAAACAACGGCAACAGTAGCACGGAAACTAAAACTGGTAGTGGCGCTTCAGGCGGCGATGACGACGAAACTAACCAAAGCTGTGGTAGATATCGAGGTGGGTCATCTACTGCTACACACCACCATTACACAAATGATACTAGACCACGTTATTCGGCTTATCGCGGCGGCGGCGActacgacgacgacgacgacgacgacgacgacgacgacgaaaCTAACCAAAACTGTGGTAGATATGGAGGTGGGTCATCTACTGCTACACACCACCATTACACAAATGATACTAGCTAG